The window AAGAGTGTGTACACTGCTATTGCTATATCAAGGAACGCTAACGGTCTTGGGTCGGCATCAAAATATTCGTTGAGCCATATAGCGGTCCAGAGCACTCCGAAGACTGCCGCTGTCGTTGCCCCTGCTAAGGCAACCTTCCCGCTGTGGAGTGCGAACATCAGAAGTCCACCCACGAACTGTGCTATACCACCGAAGGCGAAACCGTTGGCTATTAAGGCTCTCTTTATCTTTCTTTTTTCTTCTTCGTTTTTCCCCTCTGGGAATCTGAAGGTGTTGTATATTCCATACGTCAATGCCGCTGTTCCATATCCGAACAGGGCAAATGGCGTCGGGTCGGGTGCCACCACCTTCACCACCTCCTGCGTTTTATTTCAACCTTTTCGTCCTTCTTCAGGCCCTTAAGGGCCCTCATGACTACGGCTTTATCTCCCTCCCCAAGCTCCTCGAGGGGGAGCCGGGGGAAGTCATCGAGGGTGAAGTATGACCGTCCAAGCCTTTTCCTCAGGGTTTCCCCGGCCTGAGCGCTAATCTCGCCGATAACCTCGCATATCAGGAAGTCGCCGTCTATGTGGGCCAACCTTCTTCCAAGTTCGGTGCTAAATCCAGTATACGAACTCTTGACCAGCAGATATCGCATCTTTGACCCTCCAGTACTCGTCTTCCAAAACCTTCATAACGTAGGCCAGCCTGAGGTCTTTACAGCTCTGGCAGTACTCGAAGACGAGCTTTCTGAGTGCTTCCTTCGGCTTGTCGCTCTTCTCGGCCTTCTCGATCAGCCTGAAGAACTCGTTGAGTATCTCCTCCCTGTCGAGGTAGCCGACAAGGTGCCTGAGCCTCTCCATGAGCGTGAGCCTTATTCTTTCAGGCACGGGTCCCTCTGGCAGTCTGAACTTCACCATCCCATCGGTGTATTCCGCATAGCTGAGCCTCTTCTCGACCAGACCAACGAGCTGGGCTATGCCGTAGATTATTTCCTCCGGCCTGGGTGGGCAGCCCGGGATGTAAACTACTTCACCAACGTTCTCGCCCTCATCCCTGATGTCTTTGACCAGCTCGTATATTCCTCCGGCGCGGGGGTATTCACTGCCCACCCTTCCGCTCTCTGGCCGCCTGTATATCGGGTATCCATTGTAGAATATACCCCCGGAGCAGGTGCACGTTCCGACGCCGATTATTATCCTCGGCTCCGGGGACATCGCCTTTATGGCCTCCTTGGCACCGTAGTAGGCCTGCCTTGTTAGAGGCCCCGAAACGAGCATTGCATGGGCGTGTCTCGGTGAGCCAACGAGCTTTATTCCAAAGCGCTCGACATCGTAGTACGGCGTAAGTAAATCGATTATCTCGATGTCACAGCCGTTGCACGAGCCCGTGTTGAGGTGGAAGACCCATATCGGCCTCATCTGATCACCCCCTTCTCCTTGCTGGCCTCTATTGTGGAATTAACCGTCCCCTTTCTCCTGCAGTCCCTGCAGAGCCAGACTTTCTCGTCGAGCGCTTCCCTCTCTATTACCTCCTCGGGAACTATCTGGAGGGCCTTGAGAACCTGCCTTTCGGTGTAGTCCGCGTACCTTCCGCATGAGTGACATTTCACAAGCTTCAGGCGAACGACCTCAACGTGGTCCCTCCTGTCGAGGGAAGCTGCCTCGAAGAAGTTGGTGAGTTTTATCGCTCCCGTGGGGCAGACTTCCTCGCAGCGGGCACAGCGAATGCACCTCCCAACATCGAGAACTATCTCCCTTTTTCCGTTCTCGTAATCGTCTATCCTGAGCAAAGCATCTGCTGGACAGACGTTAACGCAGCCGGCGCAGCCAATGCAGAGCGTTGGGTCTATCTGGGGTATCCCCCTGTACTCCGGCGGGGCCTCAAGCTTGACGTATGGGTACTTCAGGGTAACCGCCATATCACACCCTCCTTGAGGCCTTTATGCTCAGCCTGTTGAACTCCTCCTCCGTGAGAACCTTTGCTTTCCCGCTTCTTACATCAACTATCTGGACCCTCTCAGTGCAGGAGTAGCAGGGGTCTATGCTCGCCACTATGAGCGGTGCGTCCGCTATGGTGTTGCCGCGCATCATGTCGGGAACGGCAGGAAGGTTGTTGTAGGTTGCCGCCCTGGCCCTGTAGCGGTAGACCCTGTTGTTTTCTCCGGTCATAACGTAGTGGATGTTCTCTCCCCTTGGAGCTTCGGTCATGCCTATTCCCTCAAGGTAGGGCGGGATTTCCCTGTATTCGGCAATAATGTCTCCGTTTGGAATCTCATCTATTGCCTGCTCTAAAATCCACGTGCTCTCAAAGACCTCGTCAATCCTGACAAGGGCCCTCGCCAGGACATCGCCTTCCTTCTGGACAGGCACCTTGAAGTCGAGGTACTTGTAGGCCGCGTACGGGTGGTCCCTCCGAACGTCGAAGTCCCTTCCGGAACCCCTTCCGAGGGGCCCGTCAACGTCCCATGCCTTGGCCACCTTGTAGGGCAGAACGCCAACGCCTTCAAGCCTCTTTTCGAAGGTTCTCGTTGAGAGGGCCTTGTCAACCAGCTCCCTGAACTCGGTGTTTATCTTGTGGATAACCTCCTGAACGAGCTGCTTTCTATATTCGAGCAAATCTCTTCTCACGCCGCCGATGGTGAGCATTCCGTAGGTCTTCCTGTTGCCCGATAGCCTCTCAGCCAGCCACATCACGTGCTCCCTTATGCGCCACGCCTGCATGAAACCGTAGTCGTAGCCGACGAGGTGGCACGCGATACCGAAATTGAGCAGATGGCTGTGGAGCCTCTCTATTTCGAGCATTATCGTCCTGATGTATTCCGCCCTTTCGGGCACCTCTATTCCCGCTGCGTTTTCAACGGCCTCACAGTAGGCAGTCGAGTGGGTCGTACCGCAGATGCCGCAGATTCTCTCGGCTATGTAACAGACCTGCTCGTAGGTTAGCCTGCCCTCGGATATTTTCTCTATCCCCCTGTGGGCGTAGAAGCCCCTGTAATCGCAGTCCACTATGGTCTCTCCCTTGACGTAGAGCCTGAAGTGAGCGGCCTCCTCAAGGGCAACATGATAGGGGCCGTAGGGAACCACGACCTCTTTCTCCCCGGTCTTCCTGTAGGGATAGAACTTCTCTCCGGGCGGGCTGTCGTAGTAAGTAAAGTCCTTCCTGAGGGGATAGACGCAGGACGGCCAATCATCGGGCAGGACAAGCTTCCTCGGGTCCGGGTGGTTTTTCACATCGATCCCGAGGAGATCCATTATCTCCCTCTCGTACCAGTTGGCTCCACCGTGCTTTTCCGCAACCGAGTGTATCCAGAGATCGTTTGGGGGCAAATAGCTCCTTATCCCAACGTAAATGTCCCCGGCCTTCGCGTTGACGCTGAGCCAGTAGGTGACGCTGAACTTCCCGTTTATAGGTCTCTCGTCGGTTGCAACCATGGTTGAAAGCTGAGTCTCGGGGAAGCCGGACTCCTCAAGCCACCAGAGGACGAGCTTCGGAAGGTTCTCCCTGTCGGTAACGACAACCCACTGGTTGTAGGCTACCTGCTTCACCTCGCTTATGAGGTCTTTGAACCTCTCAATTAGCCTGTCAAGATACTCGCGGTTGACGACCGCTTTTTCATCCCCGTGCTTCCTTTTCGTCTCACCATGGAGGTCAGCAGTGTGAGCTTCCACCATTTTCACCACCCCATGGAGGCAATTGCAAGAACGACTATTCCAACCCCAAACACGAGCGTGTTCTGCCTGATGACCTGGATTATCTTCATCCTGCCCGTTGTGGCCTCAATAACTGCCGACATCGCGTAGAATACCACGAGCATGAAGAGCTGTGCAAGGAGCATCACCGCGCTCCCAAGTGGCGTTGTAAAGTCGATGACTCTACCGAGCGTCGGGAAGAGGAGCACCGCGCTGAAGAGCCATATGAGGACGACCCTTTTGATGAGCATCGCCCACTTGAAGATTCCGAAGAGCCTTCCGCTGTACTCCACGAGCGGGCCTTCGAGTATCTCCGTCTCAGCCTCTGCCACGTCAAAGGGTATGAAGGCGCACTCCGTGTAGACCGCGTAGGCGAAGAGGGCCATTCCCAGCAGTACGGACGGCGCGAGGCTCAGGTTCGTTGCAATGCCGCTTATCGAGAGCGAGCCGGTGTGGAGCGCGAACACACCGAGGGCTATCCCAAGTATTGGCTCGATGCTGAGGATTATCATCATCTCCCTGTTGGCGCCCGCGTTGGCGTAGGTGTTCTCAACGAGGAAACCGGCCATCATGAAGGCTATTGAGGATATCGCCAGTACGTACAGGAAGACGAAGATGTCCCCCGTGAAAGCTATCGGCACGAAGTCTCCAAAGGGCAGGACGAGGCCGGCAGTTAAAGCGGCCGCGAAGGCCACGTAGGGAGCGATAACAAAGCCCAACCTGTCGGTGGGCATGTTGGACTCCATGGAGAGCAGGTTGCTCAAATCGCTGTAGGTCTGGAACACCGAGGGGCCCTGCCTTTCCTGGAGGATCGCCTTGATTCTTCTGCTTATTCCGTCGAGGAACGGCGGAAGGAAGGCGAGTATGATTATCGCGACTACCGAGTAGATTACCTTTTCAATCATAGTCCCCACCCCGCGAGTATTATCACCATAATTCCAAGCACTATCAGCGCCAGAGTGAAGGGCCCGTTGGGTCTGCTGAAGCCCTCGTCGAGGACAAAGCCAAGGTTCCTCGCTATCTTGACGAGCGGGCAGAGGAACGTCTCATCAAGGTACAGCTCACCGAGGGAGGTGTACCTCCTTCCGATAGCGACTATGATGCCTCCAAAGGCACTTCCAAGCCTGCTGAGGAAGGTCGAGAGGGCAAAAT of the Thermococcus sp. genome contains:
- a CDS encoding hydrogenase encodes the protein MRPIWVFHLNTGSCNGCDIEIIDLLTPYYDVERFGIKLVGSPRHAHAMLVSGPLTRQAYYGAKEAIKAMSPEPRIIIGVGTCTCSGGIFYNGYPIYRRPESGRVGSEYPRAGGIYELVKDIRDEGENVGEVVYIPGCPPRPEEIIYGIAQLVGLVEKRLSYAEYTDGMVKFRLPEGPVPERIRLTLMERLRHLVGYLDREEILNEFFRLIEKAEKSDKPKEALRKLVFEYCQSCKDLRLAYVMKVLEDEYWRVKDAISAGQEFVYWI
- a CDS encoding 4Fe-4S dicluster domain-containing protein, whose amino-acid sequence is MAVTLKYPYVKLEAPPEYRGIPQIDPTLCIGCAGCVNVCPADALLRIDDYENGKREIVLDVGRCIRCARCEEVCPTGAIKLTNFFEAASLDRRDHVEVVRLKLVKCHSCGRYADYTERQVLKALQIVPEEVIEREALDEKVWLCRDCRRKGTVNSTIEASKEKGVIR
- a CDS encoding NADH-quinone oxidoreductase subunit C → MVEAHTADLHGETKRKHGDEKAVVNREYLDRLIERFKDLISEVKQVAYNQWVVVTDRENLPKLVLWWLEESGFPETQLSTMVATDERPINGKFSVTYWLSVNAKAGDIYVGIRSYLPPNDLWIHSVAEKHGGANWYEREIMDLLGIDVKNHPDPRKLVLPDDWPSCVYPLRKDFTYYDSPPGEKFYPYRKTGEKEVVVPYGPYHVALEEAAHFRLYVKGETIVDCDYRGFYAHRGIEKISEGRLTYEQVCYIAERICGICGTTHSTAYCEAVENAAGIEVPERAEYIRTIMLEIERLHSHLLNFGIACHLVGYDYGFMQAWRIREHVMWLAERLSGNRKTYGMLTIGGVRRDLLEYRKQLVQEVIHKINTEFRELVDKALSTRTFEKRLEGVGVLPYKVAKAWDVDGPLGRGSGRDFDVRRDHPYAAYKYLDFKVPVQKEGDVLARALVRIDEVFESTWILEQAIDEIPNGDIIAEYREIPPYLEGIGMTEAPRGENIHYVMTGENNRVYRYRARAATYNNLPAVPDMMRGNTIADAPLIVASIDPCYSCTERVQIVDVRSGKAKVLTEEEFNRLSIKASRRV
- a CDS encoding NADH-quinone oxidoreductase subunit H translates to MIEKVIYSVVAIIILAFLPPFLDGISRRIKAILQERQGPSVFQTYSDLSNLLSMESNMPTDRLGFVIAPYVAFAAALTAGLVLPFGDFVPIAFTGDIFVFLYVLAISSIAFMMAGFLVENTYANAGANREMMIILSIEPILGIALGVFALHTGSLSISGIATNLSLAPSVLLGMALFAYAVYTECAFIPFDVAEAETEILEGPLVEYSGRLFGIFKWAMLIKRVVLIWLFSAVLLFPTLGRVIDFTTPLGSAVMLLAQLFMLVVFYAMSAVIEATTGRMKIIQVIRQNTLVFGVGIVVLAIASMGW